A section of the Lineus longissimus chromosome 1, tnLinLong1.2, whole genome shotgun sequence genome encodes:
- the LOC135495276 gene encoding bone morphogenetic protein receptor type-1B-like: MADDVNSFSILILLGLFYLFKNASSLLCFCDPCHSYLHVNNTCIAKPESKCFAAIIRETENGAEVDTWSYGCLPPDEASLLTCQGDKVPHKIPQSVLCCDDGDLCNQNLEPIPKAPPTSPPSYVPQPYPNYDENITQIALLISVTVCLIILIITITFVYLRYRRREVRRQQYLEEAEQCDTFINPGETLRDLIEASQSSGSGSGLPLLVQRTIAKQIHLIKSVGKGRYGEVWKGKWRGENIAVKIFFTTEEASWFRETELYQTVLLRHDNILGFIAADIKGTGSWTQLFLITDYHENGSLHDYLKLHTLNVSEMLRLAHSAACGISHLHTEIFGTRGKPAIAHRDIKSKNILVKKNGTCCIADLGLAVRFISETNEVDIAPNTRQGTKRYMAPEVVDETLNKHHFDAYKQADVYAFGLVLWEIARRCLSGGIFEEYQIPYHDAVPSDPSFDEMKKIICTDKLRPAIPNRWSSDENLRTMAKLMSECWNQNPAARLTALRVKKSLAKMQENHDLSVSVKIKDTPFTFQL, translated from the exons ATGGCGGACGATGTGAATTCTTTCTCGATTTTGATTTTACTTGGGTTATTTTACCTCTTTAAAAACG CCTCATCTTTACTGTGCTTTTGTGACCCATGCCACAGTTATCTTCATGTCAATAATACGTGTATAGCAAAACCAGAGAGTAAATGTTTTGCAGCGATAATTAGGGAAACAGAAAATGGTGCGGAGGTGGATACGTGGAGTTATGGATGTCTTCCACCAGACGAGGCATCGCTTTTAACG TGCCAAGGGGATAAAGTACCTCACAAGATCCCTCAGTCCGTATTATGTTGTGACGATGGCGATCTATGCAACCAAAATCTCGAACCTATCCCAAAAGCTCCTCCTACAAGTCCTCCCA GCTACGTGCCGCAGCCATATCCAAACTACGACGAAAACATCACCCAGATCGCCCTCCTCATCTCGGTGACTGTCTGCCTAATCATtctcatcatcaccatcacattTGTGTACTTACG GTATCGGCGGCGTGAGGTACGGCGACAGCAGTATCTGGAGGAGGCTGAGCAGTGCGACACCTTTATCAACCCAGGAGAAACACTTAGAGATCTGATCGAAGCTTCACAGTCCTCTGGGAGTGGATCAGGGCTCCCTCTACTG GTACAACGAACGATAGCCAAGCAGATCCACCTCATAAAGAGCGTGGGGAAAGGACGCTATGGAGAAGTATGGAAAGGAAAATGGCGAGGAGAAAACATAGCAGTTAAAATCTTTTTTACGACAGAGGAGGCCAGTTGGTTCCGAGAAACCGAATTGTATCAAACCGTTTTACTCAGACATGATAACATTTTAG GGTTTATTGCCGCAGATATCAAGGGGACTGGATCATGGACCCAGTTGTTTCTCATCACAGACTACCACGAAAATGGTTCTTTACACGACTACCTGAAGCTTCATACCCTGAATGTATCAGAAATGTTGCGATTAGCACATTCAGCAGCATGTGGTATTTCACATTTACACACAGAAATCTTTGGAACAAGGG GAAAACCTGCCATAGCACATAGAGAcataaaaagtaaaaatatattaGTCAAGAAAAATGGGACGTGTTGTATAGCCGATCTTGGGCTAGCGGTCAGGTTTATAAG TGAAACAAATGAAGTGGATATAGCACCAAATACGCGGCAGGGTACCAAGCGTTATATGGCTCCAGAGGTGGTCGACGAAACCTTAAACAAGCATCATTTTGATGCATATAAACAAGCAGATGTGTATGCATTTGGGTTGGTGCTGTGGGAGATTGCAAGGAGGTGTCTCTCAGGAG GCATATTCGAGGAATATCAAATACCGTATCATGATGCTGTCCCAAGTGATCCAAgttttgatgaaatgaagaaaatcatTTGCACAGACAAGCTAAGGCCAGCAATACCTAACCGGTGGAGTAGTGATGAG AACTTACGGACAATGGCAAAACTCATGTCTGAATGTTGGAATCAAAATCCGGCCGCCCGACTCACAGCACTGCGAGTCAAGAAATCTCTTGCGAAAATGCAGGAGAATCATGATCTCAGTGTAAGTGTGAAAATCAAGGACACACCGTTTACGTTTCAGTTATAG